A genome region from Oncorhynchus gorbuscha isolate QuinsamMale2020 ecotype Even-year linkage group LG26, OgorEven_v1.0, whole genome shotgun sequence includes the following:
- the LOC124016215 gene encoding ras-related protein Rap-2a-like, with product MSLEVKEKTEVRLVFLGAAGVGKTALISRFLQDTFEPKHRRTVEELHSKEFDIGGAKVTIHIMDTSGSYSFPAMRKLCIQNSDAFALVYAINDPDSLEAVKSLRDEILAVKEDKFTPIVVVGNKTDRHGERTVSSEDVLSTVELDWNNSFLETSAKENNNVLEVFRELLQQANLPSRLSPALRRRRETFPKDGNKRPPMNKTNSCLIS from the coding sequence ATGTCTCTAGAAGTGAAGGAGAAGACTGAGGTGCGTCTGGTGTTCCTGGGGGCGGCTGGCGTGGGAAAGACGGCCCTGATCAGCCGCTTCCTCCAGGACACATTCGAACCCAAGCACCGGCGCACCGTGGAGGAACTGCACAGCAAGGAGTTTGATATCGGAGGGGCCAAGGTCACCATCCACATCATGGACACCAGCGGCAGTTACTCCTTCCCAGCCATGAGGAAGCTCTGCATTCAGAACAGTGACGCGTTTGCCCTTGTGTACGCCATCAATGACCCGGACTCCCTGGAGGCTGTCAAGAGCCTGCGAGACGAGATCCTGGCGGTCAAAGAAGACAAGTTCACACCCATCGTGGTGGTCGGCAACAAGACGGACCGGCATGGCGAGCGGACGGTGTCCAGCGAAGACGTGCTGTCTACTGTGGAGCTGGACTGGAACAACAGCTTCTTGGAGACGTCTGCCAAGGAGAACAACAACGTACTGGAGGTGTTCAGGGAGCTGCTGCAACAAGCCAACCTGCCCAGCCGGCTGAGCCCCGCATTGAGACGACGCAGGGAGACCTTCCCCAAA